The following are from one region of the Cinclus cinclus chromosome 7, bCinCin1.1, whole genome shotgun sequence genome:
- the KCNK18 gene encoding potassium channel subfamily K member 18: protein MATTSQPLRGKTTCKKIFWAVFPHGCFILSLVIYAFLGALMFSHIEGTREVTVSEEYRTFLQNLTCLARKLSDSWSDNVTENEKMFKNDIRQLFNTADPVWFINPEDRWSFFGSLFFCCTVFTTVGYGNTYPVTRIGKYLCMLYALFGIPLMFLVLTDMGDILATVLSKSYNEFRELQSKILASKLCSGSTCSKRNELKSRAQSKIVINEPLTIMELLRSQSGMKQRPVKYRNVELFEMLIARENENTQPARSKSMERWSSCPELAREKTVSRVIENFDKIGKELEKLDVPIVLMVLVIFVYISCAAAVLPNWEKNMDFQEAFYFCFITLTTIGFGDTKLEHPKFFLFFSLYIMIGMEIVFIAFKLGQDRLIVLYKKVISFCAEKNLPSKKIYPK from the exons ATGGCAACAACATCACAGCCTCTGCGAGGTAAAACgacatgtaaaaaaatattttgggcaGTGTTTCCTCATGGCTGCTTCATTCTGTCTCTTGTCATCTATGCTTTTCTTGGGGCTCTCATGTTTTCCCACATTGAAGGTACCCGGGAAGTTACTGTAAGTGAAGAATATAGAACATTTCTGCAGAATCTGACGTGCCTCGCCAGAAAGTTATCAG ACTCCTGGAGTG ATAACGTGACAGAAAATGAGAAGATGTTTAAGAACGACATCCGTCAGCTTTTCAACACCGCTGACCCAGTCTGGTTTATCAATCCAGAAGACAGATGGAGTTTCTTTGggtctctctttttttgctgCACAGTATTCACAACTGTGG GTTATGGTAATACCTATCCTGTGACACGGATTGGGAAGTATCTCTGTATGTTGTATGCTTTATTTGGGATCCCTCTGATGTTCTTGGTCCTGACAGACATGGGAGACATCCTTGCAACTGTCTTATCCAAGTCTTACAACGAGTTCAGGGAACTACAGTCAAAAATTCTTGCCTCTAAACTCTGTTCTGGATCCACATGTAGCAAAAGGAATGAACTGAAATCTAGGGCGCAGTCTAAAATAGTCATCAATGAGCCCCTGACAATTATGGAATTGCTGAGAAGTCAGTCAGGTATGAAACAAAGGCCGGTCAAATATCGCAATGTGGAACTTTTTGAAATGCTAATTGCCAGGGAGAATGAAAACACACAACCAGCAAGAAGTAAAAGCATGGAGAGATGGAGTTCATGTCCTGAACTAGCCAGGGAAAAGACAGTGTCTAGAGTAATAGAGAATTTCGACAAAATAGGAAAAGAGTTAGAAAAATTAGACGTGCCCATTGTATTGATGGTGCTCGTTATCTTCGTGTACAtctcctgtgcagctgctgttcttccaaactgggaaaaaaatatggattttcAGGAAgccttttatttctgctttatcaCTTTGACCACTATTGGATTTGGAGACACAAAACTAGAACATCCcaagtttttcttgtttttttccctctacaTTATGATTGGCATGGAAATTGTCTTCATTGCTTTTAAGCTGGGCCAAGACCGCTTAATTGTCCTGTATAAAAAGGTGATTTCATTTTGTGCAGAGAAAAATCTGCCATCAAAGAAGATATATCCAAAATAA